One window of Lacerta agilis isolate rLacAgi1 chromosome 14, rLacAgi1.pri, whole genome shotgun sequence genomic DNA carries:
- the LOC117057643 gene encoding vomeronasal type-2 receptor 26-like — protein MIEETGETFLRNLLPILSQNRICAAFAEKIPIKAFFSDFLNLQEKWNKLFADIMKSKASTIVVYGETLTMITLRGLLHEGESEYGKSLGKVWIMVAQMDLVAVSIHKDWDIEAFHGALAFTAHSHEVPGFQNFLQKLNPHLMKGDGFIRPLWEQAFGCSFPNSHFNGDDVDTCTGEERLQNLPGPFFEMSTTGHSYSIYNAAQALANSVHVMYPSISKVMVGRRKLQHKNMQPWKVMPLSLCNNNCQPGYQKKKKEGEPFCCYDCVPCPEGKVSHAQDADSCTMCPKDHYPNKEKNHCIPKLMTFLSYKDLLGMSLAIFELLFSLITALVLGAFIMHRDTPIVKANNRSLTYTLLISLLLCFPCALLFIGHPGKVMCLLRQVAFAMVFSVAVSSVLAKTITVVLAFMATKPGSSMRKWVGEKVANSIVLLCSLVQGIICTVWLAINPPFPDSDMNSVTEEIVLECNEGSVTMFYCVLGYMGFLAIVSFTVAFQARKLPDSFNEAKLITFSMLVFCSVWLSFFPTYLSTKGKYMVAVEIFSILASSAGLLGCIFFPKCYIIVLRPELNKRDHLIKRNVH, from the exons atGATTGAGGAAACTGGAGAAACATTTTTGAGAAACCTACTACCAATACTTTCTCAGAACAGAATCTGTGCTGCCTTTGCTGAGAAAATTCCCATAAAAGCCTTTTTCAGTGACTTCTTAAATTTGCAAGAAAAGTGGAACAAGCTATTTGCAGACATTATGAAAAGTAAAGCCAGCACTATTGTTGTCTATGGAGAAACTTTGACCATGATAACATTGAGAGGTCTGTTGCATGAAGGAGAATCTGAGTATGGGAAATCACTTGGTAAAGTGTGGATTATGGTAGCCCAGATGGACCTTGTAGCAGTGTCCATACACAAGGACTGGGATATAGAAGCCTTCCATGGTGCCTTAGCCTTCACAGCCCACTCACATGAGGTGCCAGGATTCCAAAATTTTCTTCAAAAACTAAACCCTCATTTGATGAAGGGAGACGGCTTCATCCGACCTTTGTGGGAGCAAGCATTCGGCTGTTCATTTCCAAATTCCCATTTTAATGGAGATGATGTGGACACTTGTACCGGAGAAGAGAGGCTGCAGAATCTTCCTGGGCCTTTCTTTGAAATGAGCacgactggccacagctacagtatctacaatgctgCACAGGCTTTGGCAAATTCAGTACATGTCATGTACCCATCCATATCCAAAGTCATGGTGGGAAGAAGGAAGCTACAGCATAAAAATATGCAGCCATGGAAG GTGATGCCCCTTTCACTCTGTAACAACAACTGTCAACCTGgttaccagaagaagaaaaaggagggggagccattttgctgctacgattgtgttccatgtccagaagggaaggtTTCTCATGCACAAG ATGCAGATTCTTGCACAATGTGCCCAAAAGATCATTATCCAAACAAGGAAAAGAATCACTGCATTCCAAAGCTAATGACCTTCTTGTCTTATAAGGACCTTTTGGGGATGAGTTTAGCCATCTTTgaacttttattttccttgatcACTGCTCTAGTGCTAGGAGCCTTTATAATGCACCGAGACACTCctattgtcaaagccaacaaccggagcCTCACCTACaccctcctcatctccctcctgctctgtttCCCTTGTGCTTTGCTGTTTATTGGCCATCCTGGGAAGGTGATGTGTCTCCTCCGTCAAGTTGCGTTTGCCAtggtcttctcagtggctgtctCTTCTGTGTTAGCAAAAACCATTAcagtggttctggctttcatggccaccaagccaggaagTAGCATGAGGAAATGGGTAGGGGAAAAGGTGGCCAACTCCATTGTTCTTCTCTGCTCTCTTGTTCAAGGAATTATTTGTACCGTATGGCTGGCAATTAATCCTCCATTTCCAGATAGCGACATGAACTCAGTGACTGAAGAAATTGTACTTGAATGTAATGAGGGGTCTGTGACTATGTTCTATTGTGTCCTGGgttacatgggcttcctggctattGTGAGCTTCACTGTAGCTTTTCAGGCTAGAAaattacctgacagtttcaatgaagccaagctaaTCACTTTTAGCATGcttgtgttttgcagtgtttggttatccTTTTTCCCCACCTActtgagcaccaaaggaaaatacatggtagctgtggagatcttctccatcttagcctccagtgctgggctgctGGGTTGCATCTTCTTCCCTAAATGTTATATTATTGTTCTAAGGCCAGAACTGAACAAAAGAGATCACTTAATAAAGAGAAATGTTCACTGA